Proteins encoded within one genomic window of Desulfonatronospira thiodismutans ASO3-1:
- a CDS encoding PspC domain-containing protein: MITIQKNLQDALLAGVLAGLAHHWQVSRSLLRILFFLAFVLLNFMPFMGLWASMAPVLLYVLLWLAMPEPSGELTEKEQEEKAARTKTFYNYTMLGVVLNLAPFLFLALFNPDQLFILLLSVPALFLLLPATLFIITGIIKAS; this comes from the coding sequence ATGATAACGATACAAAAAAATTTACAAGACGCCCTTCTGGCAGGTGTGCTGGCAGGACTGGCTCATCACTGGCAAGTCAGCAGGTCCCTGTTGCGCATCCTGTTTTTCCTGGCGTTTGTTTTATTGAATTTTATGCCCTTTATGGGCTTGTGGGCCTCCATGGCTCCGGTGCTTCTGTATGTTCTTTTGTGGCTGGCCATGCCTGAGCCATCCGGTGAGCTTACTGAAAAGGAGCAGGAAGAAAAAGCCGCCAGGACCAAAACATTTTACAATTACACCATGCTCGGGGTTGTGCTCAACCTGGCTCCTTTTCTGTTTCTGGCCCTTTTCAACCCGGACCAGCTGTTCATTTTGCTTCTGAGCGTACCTGCGCTTTTTCTCCTTTTGCCTGCCACACTTTTTATCATAACCGGGATAATAAAGGCATCATAG
- the xseB gene encoding exodeoxyribonuclease VII small subunit, which produces MPAKQGDFDKKMQRLQKIVQELEKKDLPLEKGVQLFKEGMEITRTCREQLEKARHEITVLAEDAQTPRGNDEQGV; this is translated from the coding sequence ATGCCCGCTAAGCAGGGAGACTTCGACAAAAAGATGCAGAGGCTGCAAAAGATTGTACAGGAGCTGGAAAAAAAGGACCTGCCCCTGGAAAAAGGCGTGCAGCTTTTCAAAGAGGGTATGGAAATAACCAGGACATGCCGGGAACAACTGGAAAAAGCCCGGCACGAGATCACTGTTTTAGCCGAGGATGCGCAGACACCGAGAGGAAATGATGAACAGGGAGTTTAA
- a CDS encoding tetratricopeptide repeat protein: MPRHKDCRTSISAFAARVNSMDENKKKLTIYEKIVKFFLTDGKGCIIAVSQDSLLIKAVKAMYKALGIDANSFFHKQNLEKAGADAKSLLTRFNQVVFLVESSTDGASNVLNIKNFKNILGHKCKVIVMTSETDRSNIIQMYEMGADNVIVKPVSVNSLIQKIALTLNPNNELAQKVDEAKALLMENHLDQAENVVQEIINQKPDSAIAYILKGDIAKKRKNFEAAEKFYIQASGTSKMYLEPLKKLARLYSEMNNLEKKLEYLKKLDKLSPLNHERKIDLGDTYLRMDNEEEAKANFDQAIRQVQKQARDLISSTIMQIARKVRDERPDLSSQYVAKAIEHKGSALSREDIWMFNEIGISLRQQGKWEEAIGYYSQGLKIAPMDGGLYYNVGMAYAQGKQYYKALENFQKAVEVSPELVDQYSSVAFNMAKVYQALNRPGDAVKYLKKALEVDPENQSAQNLLAKLTS, translated from the coding sequence ATGCCACGGCATAAGGACTGCCGCACCAGCATCTCTGCATTTGCAGCAAGGGTAAACAGCATGGATGAAAACAAAAAAAAGCTCACTATTTACGAAAAAATTGTCAAGTTTTTTCTTACGGACGGAAAGGGCTGTATCATAGCCGTAAGCCAGGACTCCCTGCTTATCAAGGCTGTCAAAGCCATGTACAAGGCCCTGGGAATCGACGCCAACTCTTTTTTCCACAAACAGAACCTGGAAAAAGCCGGGGCTGACGCCAAGTCATTGTTGACACGCTTCAACCAGGTGGTTTTCTTAGTGGAATCTTCAACAGACGGTGCCAGCAATGTTTTAAATATCAAAAATTTCAAGAACATACTGGGGCACAAGTGCAAGGTCATTGTCATGACCTCCGAGACTGATCGCAGCAATATCATTCAAATGTACGAAATGGGCGCGGACAACGTCATAGTCAAACCCGTATCCGTCAATTCTTTGATACAGAAAATAGCTCTGACTCTCAATCCCAACAATGAACTGGCCCAAAAGGTGGACGAGGCCAAAGCCCTGCTTATGGAAAATCATCTGGACCAGGCGGAGAATGTGGTCCAGGAAATCATAAATCAAAAGCCCGACAGCGCTATAGCCTATATCCTCAAAGGAGACATAGCCAAGAAAAGAAAGAATTTTGAGGCCGCGGAGAAATTTTACATCCAGGCTTCGGGTACCAGCAAGATGTACCTGGAACCCCTGAAAAAACTCGCCCGGCTTTACTCGGAAATGAACAACCTGGAGAAAAAGCTGGAGTACCTGAAAAAGCTGGACAAGCTTTCTCCCCTGAATCATGAACGTAAAATAGATCTTGGTGATACTTACCTGCGTATGGACAACGAAGAAGAAGCAAAGGCCAATTTCGACCAGGCCATAAGGCAGGTACAGAAGCAGGCCAGAGACTTGATCAGCTCCACCATCATGCAGATCGCAAGGAAAGTCCGGGATGAACGCCCGGACCTGAGTTCCCAGTACGTGGCCAAGGCCATAGAACACAAGGGCAGCGCCCTGAGCAGAGAAGACATATGGATGTTCAACGAGATCGGGATAAGCCTCAGGCAGCAGGGCAAATGGGAGGAAGCTATTGGATACTACAGTCAGGGCCTCAAGATTGCACCCATGGACGGTGGTCTGTATTACAATGTAGGCATGGCCTATGCCCAGGGCAAACAGTACTACAAGGCCCTGGAAAACTTCCAGAAGGCTGTGGAAGTCAGCCCGGAGTTAGTGGACCAGTATTCCAGCGTTGCGTTTAATATGGCCAAGGTTTACCAGGCACTGAACAGACCCGGCGATGCGGTGAAGTATCTTAAAAAAGCACTGGAAGTGGACCCGGAAAACCAGAGTGCACAAAACCTTCTGGCAAAGCTGACCAGCTGA
- the nth gene encoding endonuclease III yields the protein MKKTRIFLPREVVKRLRKSYPAPATALKWQSPWELLVATILSAQCTDVQVNKITPGLFSRWPDPKSLSMADPQEVQEVIRPAGFFRTKSRNIIQAGEIINRRFQGRVPADMEDLMSLPGVASKTANIVLYGAYGINAGVAVDTHVKRTARRLGLTRSQDPGKIEKDLMSQFEQDDWGDLNHMLVLLGRETCRARKPLCGECPLFEICPKFISI from the coding sequence ATGAAAAAAACCAGAATTTTTTTGCCCCGGGAAGTGGTTAAAAGGCTCAGGAAAAGTTACCCGGCCCCGGCAACCGCCCTTAAATGGCAAAGTCCCTGGGAACTTCTGGTGGCCACCATCCTGTCCGCCCAGTGTACCGATGTCCAGGTGAACAAAATCACTCCCGGGCTTTTTTCCAGATGGCCTGACCCAAAGTCCCTTTCCATGGCCGACCCGCAGGAGGTCCAGGAGGTAATCAGGCCGGCAGGCTTCTTCCGGACCAAGTCCAGAAACATTATACAGGCAGGCGAAATCATAAATAGAAGATTCCAGGGCCGGGTTCCGGCGGACATGGAAGATCTTATGAGCCTGCCCGGAGTGGCCAGCAAAACCGCCAATATAGTCCTTTACGGTGCATACGGCATTAATGCCGGAGTGGCCGTGGACACCCACGTAAAAAGGACAGCCCGCCGCCTGGGGTTGACCCGGTCACAGGATCCCGGAAAAATTGAAAAGGATCTCATGTCTCAATTTGAGCAGGATGACTGGGGGGATCTAAATCACATGCTGGTGCTTCTGGGCCGGGAAACATGCCGGGCAAGGAAGCCACTGTGCGGCGAATGCCCGCTTTTTGAGATCTGCCCGAAATTTATTTCCATATAA
- a CDS encoding M48 family metallopeptidase, with protein sequence MQTIIFLGAAALLAARACWQTVLAVLNRTRVLSLRHHPPESVFRVMDRETYDKSVDYTLAKNRFELWSIWYGTVILAVLLFSGIVPWFYHNLFESGSELHILNESLFLAAVYVVFFLAGLPLDFYSSFRLEERFGFNKSTMGLWISDQFKSLVIALVITVPLLSLIIWLIIMAGSLWWVWAFALVSLFQLVMMVLYPMLILPLFNRLTPLPDEELRQRLMNLADRAGFKARTIQVMDGSKRSGHSNAFFTGFGRFRRIVFFDTLIEQLEPRELEAVLAHEIGHYKKGHVPRMLAISAAMFLAGFALAAWLLETPAFIQAFGFQPEHAGPGPALLLFALLAGVVAFWLSPLMGALSRKHEYQADSFAAKQLGDVQPMIRALTRLGTENLANLTPHPLYSGFYYSHPTLMERIGALEQAAEGKEKAPPPA encoded by the coding sequence TTGCAGACAATTATATTTCTGGGTGCAGCTGCTCTGCTGGCGGCAAGGGCCTGCTGGCAGACCGTGCTGGCCGTATTGAACCGTACCCGGGTCCTGAGCTTGAGGCACCATCCTCCTGAATCGGTGTTCAGAGTAATGGACCGGGAGACTTATGACAAGTCAGTAGATTACACCCTGGCCAAAAACAGGTTTGAGCTCTGGAGCATATGGTATGGTACAGTTATACTGGCGGTGCTTCTTTTTTCCGGGATTGTTCCCTGGTTTTATCACAATTTATTTGAATCCGGCAGCGAGTTGCATATCCTGAATGAAAGCCTTTTTTTGGCAGCCGTATATGTCGTCTTTTTCCTTGCAGGACTCCCCCTGGATTTTTATTCCAGCTTCAGGCTGGAAGAACGATTTGGATTCAACAAAAGCACCATGGGGCTGTGGATTTCAGACCAGTTCAAAAGCCTGGTCATTGCTCTGGTTATCACCGTACCGCTTTTAAGCCTGATTATCTGGCTGATAATCATGGCAGGCAGCCTGTGGTGGGTATGGGCCTTCGCACTGGTCTCTTTGTTTCAGCTGGTGATGATGGTCCTTTACCCCATGCTTATTCTGCCCCTTTTCAACAGGCTGACTCCGTTGCCTGATGAGGAACTCAGGCAAAGGCTCATGAATCTTGCCGACAGGGCAGGGTTCAAGGCCAGAACCATCCAGGTCATGGACGGAAGCAAACGGTCCGGGCATTCCAACGCCTTTTTCACCGGCTTCGGCAGGTTCAGGCGTATCGTATTTTTTGATACACTGATTGAGCAGCTTGAACCCCGGGAACTCGAGGCAGTGCTGGCCCATGAGATAGGTCACTACAAAAAAGGGCATGTGCCAAGAATGCTGGCTATTTCCGCAGCCATGTTCCTGGCCGGCTTCGCCCTGGCTGCCTGGCTGCTTGAAACCCCGGCCTTCATCCAGGCTTTCGGATTTCAGCCGGAGCATGCAGGTCCGGGCCCTGCACTCCTGCTTTTTGCTCTGCTGGCCGGGGTGGTTGCTTTCTGGCTCAGTCCTTTGATGGGTGCTCTATCCAGGAAACACGAATACCAGGCTGACAGTTTTGCTGCAAAGCAACTGGGAGACGTGCAACCCATGATCAGGGCGTTGACCAGGCTGGGTACAGAAAACCTGGCCAACCTGACCCCGCATCCTTTATACAGTGGTTTTTACTACTCGCACCCGACTCTGATGGAGCGTATAGGTGCCCTGGAGCAGGCGGCAGAGGGAAAAGAAAAAGCACCGCCGCCTGCCTGA
- a CDS encoding sodium:solute symporter family protein: MEIDTTWVWVFLSLYIIYCFSWGLKGFFTEKTSYGYSIGGRQIPMIAFLMAATAASFSGWTTIGHPGLIWQYGLAYGFVSFYALTIPLTGSFFAKRAWLMGKRYGFVTPGDMYAYYYNREGVRWLAVLTAILFGIFYAAIQLMAAGALFHWVTGFPLSWGAILMAFIVWFYVVTGGLKASTWVGVVQFILLMVAMLTVGAYVLVHFGGWSHMSQEIQNMPDKFLEIPSIMEFTVGQEKWTALMILTYLFSLMGIQSSPAFTMWQFANKNPRPFAWQQVFMSAFLVGFAMFFFTAFQGLGGQILDMQGLIDPARDSDVVPMLMAKFLPPFVLGICFIGLIAAMHSTAAPYIGTAGSMLLRDVWWLKIRNKQGGHAEQIWMNRLFVTILTILALIVGLTSQAALVILGALATALGFIMYIPLMGTLWGFRWPSIGTVLGILAGLIAVFITYYVFPNPLTIHCAAWGIGTGLLVAYLSRFLGGTDNQATMDRQKEVRSWLDNIEEPGPRGRTWRNSMKYIIPVWFLFAAGPLAMMSNWGLFSFAGFPAAWSWQIVWWILGIIMMWALCFKAEMATITNDQIRRAETESKIVVHEVT, translated from the coding sequence ATGGAGATCGACACAACGTGGGTATGGGTTTTTCTTTCCCTGTACATTATTTACTGTTTTTCCTGGGGCTTGAAGGGTTTTTTCACGGAAAAAACCTCCTACGGCTATTCCATAGGCGGACGCCAGATCCCCATGATTGCCTTTCTCATGGCCGCAACAGCAGCTTCCTTCAGCGGCTGGACCACTATCGGCCATCCGGGGCTCATCTGGCAGTACGGGCTTGCTTATGGCTTTGTATCCTTTTATGCCCTGACCATACCATTGACAGGGTCCTTTTTCGCCAAAAGGGCCTGGCTCATGGGCAAGAGATACGGTTTCGTCACCCCGGGAGACATGTACGCCTATTATTACAACCGGGAAGGAGTACGCTGGCTTGCAGTGCTCACGGCCATTCTTTTCGGGATTTTTTATGCAGCCATCCAGCTCATGGCTGCAGGCGCCCTCTTTCACTGGGTGACCGGCTTCCCTCTTTCCTGGGGAGCCATTCTCATGGCCTTTATTGTCTGGTTCTACGTGGTCACCGGAGGTCTTAAGGCCAGCACCTGGGTGGGCGTGGTCCAGTTTATCCTGCTCATGGTGGCCATGTTGACTGTTGGAGCTTATGTCCTGGTCCATTTCGGTGGCTGGAGCCATATGAGTCAGGAAATACAAAACATGCCGGACAAATTTCTGGAAATACCAAGCATAATGGAATTCACTGTGGGACAGGAGAAATGGACAGCCCTGATGATTCTTACCTACCTCTTCTCTCTCATGGGTATTCAGTCTTCACCGGCCTTTACCATGTGGCAGTTCGCCAACAAGAATCCCAGGCCTTTCGCCTGGCAGCAGGTTTTCATGTCCGCATTCCTGGTGGGCTTCGCCATGTTTTTCTTTACTGCCTTTCAGGGACTGGGAGGCCAGATTCTGGACATGCAGGGCCTCATTGATCCGGCCAGGGATTCAGACGTTGTGCCTATGCTCATGGCCAAGTTTCTTCCGCCCTTTGTGCTGGGCATCTGCTTTATCGGACTCATCGCGGCCATGCACTCCACGGCAGCCCCGTACATAGGCACTGCCGGTTCCATGCTGCTGCGCGATGTCTGGTGGCTCAAAATCAGAAACAAACAGGGCGGCCATGCCGAGCAGATCTGGATGAACCGCCTTTTTGTGACCATTCTGACCATACTGGCCCTGATTGTGGGGCTGACCTCCCAGGCGGCTCTGGTTATCCTGGGGGCCCTGGCCACAGCCCTGGGTTTTATCATGTACATCCCTCTCATGGGCACCCTTTGGGGATTCCGCTGGCCTTCCATTGGAACGGTTCTGGGAATCCTGGCCGGGCTTATAGCAGTATTCATCACCTATTACGTCTTCCCCAATCCCCTGACCATTCACTGCGCGGCCTGGGGTATAGGAACCGGGCTGCTGGTTGCCTACCTGAGCAGGTTTCTGGGAGGAACCGACAACCAGGCTACCATGGACAGGCAGAAAGAAGTACGCTCCTGGCTGGACAACATTGAAGAGCCAGGCCCCAGAGGCAGAACCTGGCGTAACTCAATGAAATACATTATACCCGTGTGGTTTCTCTTTGCCGCCGGTCCCCTGGCCATGATGAGCAACTGGGGTCTTTTTTCCTTTGCCGGCTTTCCTGCGGCCTGGTCATGGCAGATAGTCTGGTGGATCCTGGGGATTATCATGATGTGGGCTCTGTGCTTCAAGGCGGAAATGGCCACCATTACCAATGACCAGATCCGTCGGGCTGAAACGGAATCCAAAATTGTTGTCCACGAGGTGACCTGA
- a CDS encoding DUF294 nucleotidyltransferase-like domain-containing protein: MFGQKKEGLQAHDPDMVVDFLQGVLPFKDLEHSTLVNLAKNANVDFYPKGTRVLTQDVSEVNYVYLIQKGGVKIYLQDQAGEISLKDYRGEGSVFGALAVIRGSRSSMTVEAVEDTFCFLFPKKSFLELLKTHPGFAQHYLKVFSRDYVQKSLDELRKERLTPKTEGSLYLFTVKVNDVIRRKPEIITPVQSVQQAAQRMSDLGIGSLLIRNEYGKVSGIITDKDIRSKVVAKGLPYSTEVEKVMSSPIKTISAQRVCFDALLDMMSNRIHHLAVQDEDRIIGVITSHDILVLQGESPVYLFKEIMHQNRIERLYELSLKVPLVVRPLIEEGAKANNITRMITILNDLILTRLLTLLQEQLGPPPVPFCWLLMGSEGRKEQTFRTDQDNALVYQDPENEEQKQKAEKYFETFGEEAINHLVKCGYPLCQGGNMASNPKWRQPLSVWKQYFSRWVNRPEPQEVLNSTIFFDFRPAYGDMVLGQELKDELQSLVKGKDMFLRYLAQDCFRTKPPLSFFKNFIVDRDGEHKNRLDLKARGLVPFWDFARVMALKHGIMETNTLERLEMLDREGHMPHNLFVRARESYEFQMQLRFVNQLKLMEAGEQPHNYIDPAELSDLEKQTLKGAFSVISNLQSFLKETFKLNMG; the protein is encoded by the coding sequence ATGTTTGGACAGAAAAAAGAAGGCCTGCAGGCCCATGACCCGGATATGGTGGTGGACTTTCTCCAGGGTGTCCTCCCCTTTAAGGATCTGGAGCACAGTACTCTGGTAAACCTGGCCAAGAACGCCAATGTGGATTTTTATCCCAAAGGCACCAGGGTTCTTACCCAGGATGTGTCTGAAGTAAATTATGTTTACTTGATCCAGAAAGGAGGTGTCAAAATTTATCTCCAGGACCAGGCCGGGGAGATAAGCCTCAAGGACTACCGTGGAGAGGGCTCGGTTTTTGGGGCACTGGCGGTGATCCGGGGATCAAGGTCCAGCATGACCGTAGAGGCTGTGGAGGATACTTTCTGCTTTCTTTTCCCCAAAAAGTCCTTTCTGGAGCTTTTAAAAACCCATCCAGGATTTGCCCAGCATTATCTCAAGGTTTTTTCCAGGGATTATGTTCAGAAGTCTCTTGATGAACTGCGCAAGGAAAGACTCACCCCCAAAACCGAAGGTTCGCTGTATCTTTTTACGGTAAAGGTTAATGACGTCATCCGCAGAAAACCGGAAATCATCACCCCTGTCCAGAGTGTGCAGCAGGCTGCTCAACGCATGTCTGATCTGGGCATAGGGTCTTTGCTTATCAGGAACGAATACGGAAAAGTTTCCGGGATCATCACGGACAAGGATATACGCTCCAAGGTCGTGGCTAAGGGTCTGCCCTACTCCACAGAAGTGGAAAAGGTTATGAGTTCGCCGATAAAAACCATATCAGCCCAAAGGGTCTGCTTTGATGCCCTCCTGGACATGATGAGCAACCGCATTCACCACCTGGCGGTGCAGGACGAAGACAGGATCATCGGAGTAATTACAAGTCACGACATCCTGGTTCTCCAGGGTGAATCCCCTGTTTATCTTTTCAAGGAGATAATGCACCAGAACAGGATTGAAAGGCTTTACGAGCTGTCCCTGAAAGTCCCCCTGGTGGTCCGTCCTCTCATTGAAGAAGGGGCCAAGGCCAACAATATCACCAGGATGATCACCATCCTCAACGACCTGATACTCACAAGGCTTCTGACACTTCTCCAGGAACAGCTGGGGCCGCCTCCGGTACCTTTCTGCTGGCTGCTCATGGGCAGCGAAGGGCGCAAGGAGCAGACCTTCCGCACAGACCAGGACAATGCCCTGGTCTACCAGGATCCAGAAAATGAAGAGCAGAAACAAAAGGCGGAAAAATATTTCGAGACCTTCGGAGAGGAAGCCATAAATCACCTGGTTAAATGCGGCTATCCTCTGTGCCAGGGAGGCAACATGGCCTCCAACCCCAAGTGGCGGCAACCCCTTTCCGTGTGGAAGCAGTATTTCTCCAGATGGGTAAACAGGCCCGAGCCCCAGGAGGTCCTCAATTCAACCATATTTTTTGATTTTCGCCCGGCCTACGGTGATATGGTGCTGGGCCAGGAGCTCAAGGACGAGCTGCAAAGCCTGGTAAAAGGCAAGGACATGTTCCTGCGCTACCTGGCCCAGGACTGTTTTCGCACCAAACCCCCTCTTAGTTTTTTCAAAAACTTCATTGTGGACCGCGATGGAGAACATAAAAACCGCCTGGATCTGAAAGCCAGGGGGCTGGTACCCTTCTGGGATTTTGCCCGGGTCATGGCTTTGAAGCATGGAATAATGGAAACCAACACTCTGGAAAGACTGGAGATGCTTGACCGGGAAGGGCATATGCCTCACAACCTGTTTGTGCGGGCCAGGGAATCCTATGAATTTCAGATGCAGCTTAGATTCGTAAACCAGCTAAAGCTCATGGAGGCAGGTGAACAGCCGCACAATTATATTGACCCTGCAGAATTAAGCGACCTGGAAAAACAGACCCTCAAGGGGGCCTTTTCGGTCATCAGCAACCTGCAGAGCTTTCTTAAAGAAACCTTCAAGCTGAACATGGGTTGA
- a CDS encoding 3'-5' exonuclease — MASLNLLTQNILSGFAWPFSREDSRPAHPLLARSKEYFDALDQSRPLNEYDFVVLDTELTGLNVKKDEIVTIGALRISEMRIDMEQSFYFCACPTRDVPKQSIVIHGITPSEAQKAPPLKEALQGLLDFCGNSIIVGHNINLDISVINRELKKEFGGELHNPCIDTMRLARQYREGQWTGAYECYEEYSYNLRKLSREFGLPLFTEHNAFTDALQTAYLFIYLVHKMQVNAAWTLKDLCRAGCIRRRFF, encoded by the coding sequence ATGGCTTCGTTGAACCTACTTACTCAAAATATCCTGTCAGGATTTGCCTGGCCCTTCAGCAGAGAAGACAGCCGGCCTGCTCATCCCCTGCTGGCCCGGAGCAAAGAATATTTCGATGCCCTGGATCAAAGCAGGCCCCTGAATGAGTACGATTTTGTGGTTCTGGATACGGAACTTACAGGCTTAAACGTCAAAAAAGACGAGATAGTTACCATAGGAGCTCTGCGCATAAGCGAAATGCGCATAGACATGGAACAGAGCTTTTACTTCTGTGCCTGTCCCACCAGGGACGTTCCCAAGCAAAGCATAGTTATTCACGGAATTACTCCTTCAGAGGCCCAGAAGGCCCCTCCACTCAAAGAAGCCCTGCAGGGTCTGCTGGATTTCTGCGGAAACTCCATAATAGTCGGTCACAATATCAACCTGGATATAAGTGTAATCAACAGGGAACTGAAAAAAGAATTCGGAGGAGAACTTCACAATCCCTGCATTGACACCATGCGTCTGGCCAGGCAGTACCGTGAAGGCCAGTGGACGGGCGCTTATGAATGCTACGAGGAATATTCCTATAACCTGAGGAAACTGAGCCGGGAATTCGGGCTGCCGCTGTTTACTGAGCACAATGCCTTTACCGATGCCCTGCAGACGGCATACCTGTTCATCTATCTGGTGCACAAGATGCAGGTCAATGCTGCCTGGACCTTGAAAGACCTGTGCAGGGCGGGCTGTATCAGGCGACGCTTTTTCTAA
- the larC gene encoding nickel pincer cofactor biosynthesis protein LarC, whose product MSLLYLDLECGISGDMFVSALSDLGVDFTPLEEAFNSLELGVKMKFAGDSRNGITGKRADFSWESDQPLRLMRDIHDLLERLPVSESVKSGSRHAFERLARVEAFVHGMDVDKVHFHEVGALDTLMDIVGAFWGLESLGVSRVWASSVPWFSGKVQTAHGELPLPAPATAVLLENKKIKPSGYDWEIITPTGALILDQLVQEYTTGFPGILKKSGTGFGEKQAGFNGLRIFLAEMEENPDKYGQDKVWVLTTNIDHLTGEELGFLLENIMQAGALDVIHLPGTMKKNRPGCQVQVMCRPHELKSIQEAFFRHSLTLGLRVQLQERIFLPRRSTQVKIKNQSIQAKEVFFDGRTYVRPEMNDLSGLADKCKESVVQIRLSGEGDAEKM is encoded by the coding sequence ATGTCTTTACTTTACCTGGACCTGGAGTGCGGAATCAGCGGAGATATGTTTGTCTCGGCTCTTTCAGACCTTGGGGTGGATTTCACCCCTCTTGAAGAAGCCTTTAACAGCCTGGAACTGGGAGTCAAGATGAAATTCGCCGGAGACTCCAGAAACGGTATCACAGGCAAAAGGGCTGATTTCAGCTGGGAGTCAGACCAGCCATTGAGACTTATGCGCGATATTCATGACCTGCTGGAGAGACTGCCTGTTTCAGAGTCTGTAAAATCAGGTTCAAGGCATGCCTTTGAGCGCCTTGCCCGGGTGGAAGCCTTTGTACACGGCATGGATGTGGATAAGGTACATTTTCACGAAGTAGGGGCCCTGGACACTCTCATGGATATTGTCGGGGCTTTCTGGGGGCTGGAAAGCCTGGGTGTCAGTCGCGTGTGGGCTTCGTCCGTTCCCTGGTTCAGTGGAAAGGTTCAGACCGCTCACGGGGAGCTACCCCTGCCTGCTCCGGCTACGGCTGTGCTCCTTGAGAACAAGAAGATAAAGCCCTCCGGGTATGACTGGGAAATTATTACCCCCACCGGTGCCTTGATTCTGGATCAACTGGTGCAGGAATACACTACAGGTTTTCCGGGAATACTTAAAAAGTCAGGCACAGGCTTCGGTGAAAAACAGGCGGGTTTCAACGGTCTGCGTATCTTCCTGGCAGAGATGGAGGAAAACCCTGATAAATACGGCCAGGATAAAGTCTGGGTGCTTACCACAAACATAGACCATCTTACAGGAGAAGAACTGGGGTTTTTACTGGAAAATATAATGCAGGCCGGAGCTCTGGATGTGATCCACCTGCCCGGGACAATGAAAAAAAACCGTCCCGGATGCCAGGTGCAGGTCATGTGCAGACCTCATGAGTTAAAAAGTATTCAGGAAGCTTTTTTCAGGCATTCGCTCACCCTGGGGCTGAGGGTCCAGCTGCAGGAGCGCATTTTTCTGCCGCGAAGAAGCACACAAGTTAAGATTAAAAACCAGAGTATCCAGGCCAAGGAAGTATTTTTTGACGGCAGGACTTATGTGCGACCGGAAATGAATGATCTTTCAGGCCTGGCAGACAAATGCAAAGAGTCAGTGGTACAGATCCGGCTTTCAGGAGAAGGGGATGCTGAAAAGATGTGA
- a CDS encoding polyprenyl synthetase family protein, protein MNREFKQELASRAKEIEDYLESCLQFEGVPGELQQAMEYSLMAGGKRVRPVLCLAWGEMTGACTKDILPFASGLEMIHTYSLVHDDLPAMDNDDLRRGKPTSHKKFGEALAILAGDGLLTQAFAMMLKTSFPAENVLAAAGTVAQAAGPAGMVGGQCIDMRATGRESMELVDLKGMHAMKTGALLRAACCSGAILAGSDPENGRDTLNAYNYGSNIGLAFQIVDDILDVTGDEKSLGKPVGSDESVNKSTYPRFLGLEKSRELAQTAADEAKTCLRDYQGQGRDFLYRLAQYIVDRAS, encoded by the coding sequence ATGAACAGGGAGTTTAAACAGGAACTGGCCTCCAGGGCAAAGGAGATAGAAGATTACCTTGAAAGCTGTCTGCAGTTTGAAGGGGTTCCCGGTGAACTGCAGCAAGCCATGGAGTACAGCCTCATGGCCGGGGGAAAAAGGGTCAGACCTGTTCTATGCCTGGCCTGGGGAGAGATGACCGGGGCATGCACAAAAGATATACTGCCCTTTGCATCTGGTCTGGAGATGATCCACACCTACTCCCTGGTACACGATGACCTGCCGGCAATGGACAATGACGACCTGAGGCGGGGCAAACCCACCAGCCACAAGAAATTCGGCGAAGCCCTGGCCATTCTGGCCGGGGACGGCCTTTTGACCCAGGCCTTCGCCATGATGCTCAAGACCTCGTTCCCGGCGGAAAACGTCCTGGCTGCCGCCGGCACTGTGGCCCAGGCGGCCGGTCCCGCCGGCATGGTAGGGGGGCAGTGCATTGACATGCGCGCCACCGGCCGGGAAAGCATGGAGCTCGTGGATCTAAAGGGCATGCATGCCATGAAGACCGGGGCTCTGCTGAGAGCTGCATGCTGCAGCGGAGCCATACTTGCCGGTTCAGATCCCGAAAATGGAAGGGACACCTTGAACGCATACAATTATGGCAGCAACATCGGCCTGGCCTTTCAGATCGTAGATGATATCCTGGATGTGACAGGCGATGAAAAATCCCTGGGCAAACCTGTGGGAAGCGACGAGTCGGTAAATAAATCCACCTACCCCAGGTTTCTGGGGCTGGAAAAAAGCCGGGAACTGGCCCAGACAGCAGCTGACGAGGCAAAGACGTGCCTGAGGGATTACCAGGGGCAGGGCAGGGACTTTCTATACAGACTGGCCCAGTATATTGTGGACAGGGCAAGTTGA